One genomic segment of Panicum virgatum strain AP13 chromosome 2N, P.virgatum_v5, whole genome shotgun sequence includes these proteins:
- the LOC120662104 gene encoding uncharacterized protein LOC120662104, translating to MAAVHPPPFALVPRSRAGIEMEYDSDTESVAESCPHPDPRRAAAAEDSSAASSSSSSSSSCGGTACCHDYEGMDDDDGCSSCVEGDECSSYQQHAADDDEEEERNKAGSGVWWQNMAVGGGGTFPLQAAALAQEEAAAEDPKRAAERQEEDRKFWEDCLASGYP from the coding sequence atggccgccgtgcaCCCGCCGCCGTTCGCGCTTGTCCCGCGTTCCCGCGCCGGCATCGAGATGGAGTACGACAGCGACACCGAGAGCGTCGCGGAGTCGTGCCCGCACCCGGACCCGcgacgcgccgcggcggccgaggactcctccgccgcctcctcctcctcctcctcctcctcctcctgcggcgGCACCGCGTGCTGCCACGACTACGAGGggatggacgacgacgacgggtgCAGCAGCTGCGTCGAGGGAGACGAGTGCAGCAGCTACCAGCAGCacgccgccgacgacgacgaggaggaggaaagaAACAAGGCGGGGAGCGGCGTCTGGTGGCAGAAcatggcggtcggcggcggcgggacgttcCCTCtgcaagcggcggcgctggcgcaggaggaggccgccgcggaggacccgaagcgcgcggcggagcggcaggAGGAGGACCGCAAGTTCTGGGAGGACTGCCTCGCCTCCGGGTATCCATGA